One genomic region from Sulfurimonas sp. encodes:
- a CDS encoding YceI family protein: MLKKITFVILSSMLLLAGEFSLDTSKSQVYYEAKKDQFFSTYTILGTNKGLKGTLEKADYGYKGELSIDVLSFDSDDERRDKNVEEYLNAKKHKLMTFIYEINNNQAMGTMTINGVSKEMVFPVNIKEDDSSLAIDGNITIKYTDFNVETPSNFILSAHEDLTIGAKLYFSK; encoded by the coding sequence ATGTTAAAAAAAATAACATTTGTTATATTAAGTAGCATGCTACTTTTGGCGGGAGAATTTAGTTTAGATACATCAAAATCACAGGTGTATTATGAAGCAAAAAAAGATCAGTTCTTTAGTACTTATACTATACTTGGAACAAATAAAGGTCTTAAAGGAACTTTGGAAAAAGCAGATTATGGGTATAAAGGTGAACTTAGTATAGATGTTCTCTCATTTGATAGTGATGATGAAAGAAGAGACAAAAATGTAGAAGAGTATTTGAATGCTAAAAAGCATAAGTTAATGACTTTCATCTATGAAATTAACAACAATCAAGCAATGGGGACTATGACCATTAATGGTGTAAGTAAGGAGATGGTTTTTCCTGTAAATATAAAAGAGGATGATAGTAGCTTAGCAATTGATGGAAATATTACTATTAAATATACAGATTTTAATGTAGAAACTCCATCAAACTTTATATTGAGTGCACATGAAGATTTAACCATTGGTGCAAAACTATATTTTAGTAAATAA
- a CDS encoding class I SAM-dependent methyltransferase has protein sequence MTNLDLYAKAEHLLGIEEATEALYDLYRSELDEYKVKTLLDVGCGRGGFMKRMISDGVECKGIDLSLVMVDECKAQGLDAKCIDAKDASGKYDAIVCIFDVLNFMNKNSLLEFLDAISNRLNDDGVFIADINTLYGFSDVAEGTMSSENESEFLVVDAKFTNDELHTKFTLFEKNDFEYKKYQDTIVQYFHKIKTFQKLASLKLIDKQIFSLYDTEDKTLLIFKKK, from the coding sequence ATGACTAACTTAGACCTCTATGCAAAAGCTGAGCATCTACTAGGTATAGAAGAGGCAACAGAAGCACTATATGACCTTTATCGCTCAGAACTTGATGAGTATAAAGTTAAGACTCTTTTAGATGTTGGCTGTGGTCGTGGTGGTTTTATGAAACGAATGATTAGCGATGGAGTTGAGTGCAAAGGTATTGACTTAAGTTTGGTTATGGTTGATGAGTGTAAAGCACAAGGCTTAGATGCTAAGTGTATAGATGCTAAAGATGCAAGTGGAAAATATGATGCTATTGTTTGTATATTTGATGTGTTAAACTTTATGAACAAAAATTCTTTACTAGAGTTCTTAGATGCTATTTCAAATAGACTAAATGATGATGGAGTTTTTATAGCTGATATAAATACTTTGTATGGTTTTAGTGATGTTGCAGAAGGAACTATGAGTAGTGAAAATGAGAGTGAATTTTTAGTTGTAGATGCCAAGTTTACAAATGATGAACTTCACACAAAATTTACCCTATTTGAGAAGAATGATTTTGAATATAAAAAGTATCAAGATACTATTGTTCAGTATTTCCATAAAATAAAAACTTTTCAAAAACTTGCATCTTTAAAACTAATAGATAAGCAAATATTTTCTCTTTATGATACTGAGGATAAGACACTTCTTATTTTTAAAAAGAAATAA
- a CDS encoding nitrous oxide-stimulated promoter family protein, translated as MTEEKFIHDCKTVLKFIQLYCESEHIKTKKSKNSIQLNYNDKNLNKKIDYLLCKKCKKTLNYSYVKLQECIHDDKPSCRKCPKPCYDKAEWKHLAKIMRYSGLRLGILKIKNKLFRRFKKSA; from the coding sequence ATGACAGAAGAAAAATTCATACATGACTGTAAAACTGTTTTAAAGTTTATTCAACTCTACTGCGAAAGTGAGCATATTAAAACTAAAAAAAGTAAAAACTCTATCCAACTCAACTACAATGATAAAAATCTAAACAAAAAGATAGATTATCTCTTGTGTAAAAAGTGTAAAAAAACTCTTAATTACTCATATGTTAAACTTCAAGAATGCATTCACGATGACAAACCAAGCTGTAGAAAATGTCCAAAACCATGTTATGACAAAGCAGAGTGGAAACATTTAGCAAAAATCATGAGGTATAGCGGACTCAGACTAGGTATCTTAAAAATTAAAAATAAATTATTTCGTCGTTTTAAAAAGAGTGCTTAA
- a CDS encoding AMMECR1 domain-containing protein: MRYQFLTPRKKISSLKEIVIGKHGIYIKKGSKTGTFLPHVATQMKWNVEEFVGNCSEEKVGIGFNGYKDAELFIYKAIVFDEKKLQ, translated from the coding sequence TTGAGATATCAGTTTCTTACACCAAGAAAAAAAATATCTTCACTAAAAGAGATAGTCATAGGTAAACATGGCATCTACATAAAAAAAGGCTCTAAAACAGGTACATTTCTGCCTCATGTTGCTACACAAATGAAGTGGAATGTAGAAGAGTTTGTAGGTAACTGTTCAGAAGAAAAAGTAGGTATTGGTTTTAATGGCTACAAAGATGCAGAGCTTTTTATATATAAAGCTATTGTTTTTGATGAAAAAAAACTCCAATAA
- a CDS encoding type III pantothenate kinase, with product MFLCDIGNTSYHFLRDEKDFKEDVSSFDPALIKEKIYYICVNKKIKYILKDLENWIDLSKKIDMSKYYETMGIDRIVASRAVTDGVIVDAGSAITVDVVKNGKFIGGFIYPGQRAMSKTYKDISPALDYEFNFDIDLNTLPKNSIDAISYGFLKTLHNEVISYNMPIVLTGGDAKEFQKIFIDARVDENLIFCGMKNIITLFEKKLAL from the coding sequence ATGTTTCTTTGTGATATAGGAAATACTTCATATCATTTTTTAAGAGATGAAAAAGATTTTAAAGAAGATGTCAGCTCATTTGACCCAGCACTAATAAAAGAAAAAATTTACTATATTTGTGTAAATAAAAAAATCAAATATATTTTAAAAGACTTAGAAAACTGGATAGACCTCTCAAAAAAAATAGATATGAGCAAATATTATGAAACAATGGGCATAGACAGGATAGTAGCATCTAGGGCTGTGACAGATGGAGTTATCGTAGATGCAGGTAGTGCAATAACTGTTGATGTAGTTAAAAATGGCAAGTTTATTGGTGGTTTTATCTATCCTGGACAAAGAGCGATGAGTAAAACTTATAAAGATATATCTCCTGCTCTGGATTATGAGTTTAACTTTGATATAGACTTAAATACTTTACCAAAAAATTCCATAGATGCTATAAGTTATGGTTTTTTAAAAACACTACACAATGAAGTTATATCTTACAATATGCCAATAGTCTTAACAGGCGGAGATGCAAAAGAATTTCAAAAGATTTTTATAGATGCTAGAGTGGATGAAAACTTGATTTTTTGTGGGATGAAAAATATTATCACTTTGTTTGAGAAGAAACTAGCTTTGTAA
- the selB gene encoding selenocysteine-specific translation elongation factor, which translates to MTNFIIGTCGHIDHGKTALIKALNGFEGDSTKEEQERGITIDLSFSNIKKDDKNIAFIDVPGHEKLVKNMIAGAFSFDCVLIVVSAVEGIKPQTIEHLDILNLLGVKNAVLVISKKDLVSEDELKTKLRDIQLFISAYDFDVKFCMGVSIYDEKSIEDLKEKLFCLDASSRVEENFFRCYVDRAFSIKGAGTVVTGTVLGQALHNNDKVFICDMKKESKVKNIQVHDIDVDVANISNRVAINLANIDAKSIKRGFLLSKKGYIRGFHSVDISFKTLSKKYLHHNRNYSIYIGSKKIDAKILLFNSESSLTQGFATIKSNEDIFSIYNEKIIIRDSGVSVAGGVILNPVSEPMKKTQKLDLLKALEAKDIQKAYSILLKAHKKGLGLISSAQRFSLSHQEALNYAKKLESCFVDEKELIIYPSTTQEIIYQNIKDIYTKNQYALLSNSSIKLRLKWASEAFIEVVLKELLEEEFLVKDGNLYQNANIKEDFKSSLEGVVLKRLEEEGFAPTAPYNIYDELDLDRKMGDTILKSLTSKKQIIRLQHNLFIHASSLSKLVFDMKEIIKKEGYIDIANFKKAHPLSRKYIITYLEYLDNFSQIKKEGNKRVFEVI; encoded by the coding sequence ATGACTAACTTTATCATAGGTACTTGTGGTCATATAGACCATGGAAAAACAGCACTCATTAAAGCTTTGAATGGTTTTGAAGGTGATAGTACAAAAGAAGAACAAGAGCGTGGTATAACCATAGACCTTAGTTTCTCAAACATAAAAAAAGATGATAAAAACATAGCTTTCATTGATGTCCCTGGGCATGAAAAACTTGTAAAAAACATGATAGCTGGAGCATTTTCTTTTGACTGTGTTCTTATAGTCGTTAGTGCGGTTGAAGGTATCAAACCACAAACCATAGAGCATCTAGACATTTTAAATCTCTTAGGTGTTAAAAATGCAGTATTAGTGATTAGCAAAAAAGACTTAGTGAGTGAAGATGAGTTAAAAACAAAACTCAGAGATATACAACTGTTTATATCTGCTTATGATTTTGATGTTAAGTTTTGCATGGGTGTTTCTATTTATGATGAGAAAAGCATTGAAGATTTAAAAGAGAAATTATTTTGTCTAGATGCTAGTTCAAGAGTAGAAGAAAATTTCTTTAGATGCTATGTTGATAGAGCTTTTAGTATTAAAGGGGCTGGAACTGTTGTAACTGGAACTGTTTTAGGTCAAGCTTTACATAATAATGACAAAGTTTTTATCTGTGATATGAAAAAAGAGAGTAAGGTTAAAAATATTCAAGTACACGACATAGATGTAGATGTAGCAAATATTTCAAATAGAGTTGCAATAAACTTAGCGAACATAGATGCTAAGAGCATAAAAAGAGGTTTTCTCCTTAGTAAAAAAGGATATATTAGAGGGTTTCATTCGGTTGATATATCTTTTAAAACACTCAGTAAAAAGTATTTACATCACAACAGAAACTACTCTATATATATAGGTTCAAAAAAGATTGATGCAAAAATTTTACTTTTTAATTCTGAATCATCTCTGACGCAAGGTTTTGCAACTATAAAAAGTAATGAAGATATATTTAGCATCTATAATGAAAAAATAATTATCAGAGATAGCGGAGTAAGTGTGGCTGGTGGAGTTATACTAAACCCTGTAAGTGAGCCTATGAAAAAAACTCAAAAATTAGACTTACTAAAGGCACTAGAAGCTAAAGATATTCAAAAAGCCTACTCCATACTTTTAAAGGCACATAAAAAAGGTTTAGGTTTAATCTCCTCTGCTCAAAGATTTTCGCTCTCTCATCAAGAGGCCTTAAATTATGCTAAAAAATTGGAAAGTTGTTTTGTAGATGAAAAAGAGTTAATAATCTATCCTAGTACAACACAAGAAATTATCTATCAAAATATAAAAGATATATATACAAAAAATCAATATGCACTTTTATCTAACTCATCTATAAAACTTAGATTAAAGTGGGCAAGTGAAGCTTTTATAGAAGTTGTGTTAAAAGAACTTTTAGAAGAAGAGTTTTTAGTTAAAGATGGCAACTTATATCAAAATGCAAACATAAAAGAAGATTTTAAAAGTTCACTAGAAGGTGTTGTTTTAAAACGCTTAGAAGAAGAGGGCTTTGCTCCTACTGCTCCGTATAATATCTATGATGAGTTAGATTTAGATAGAAAAATGGGTGATACAATACTAAAATCATTAACTTCAAAAAAACAAATCATAAGACTTCAACACAATTTGTTTATCCATGCAAGCTCTTTAAGTAAGCTTGTCTTTGATATGAAAGAAATTATAAAAAAAGAGGGTTATATAGATATAGCAAATTTTAAAAAAGCACACCCTCTTAGTAGAAAGTATATCATTACTTATTTAGAGTATTTAGATAATTTTTCACAGATAAAAAAAGAGGGCAATAAAAGAGTTTTTGAGGTTATCTAG
- a CDS encoding efflux RND transporter permease subunit — translation MNKDIKPYIPTDSAGKLAKAFLRNPLTVVLGIFLLAIGYLSLMIMPREENPQMVVSGSTVIVALPGASAAEIQRVIVKPLERKMKEIKGVEHIYGTAMDNVGIVNAAFFIGEAKEDSNLKVYDKIMQNYDIFPKGAMNPIVKPLDIDIDIPIVSVAFFSNNPNMSKTELYDKVKKVQHHLNGLNNVAVTEIKGGNKTQFNIEVDLHKLSGFNLSMGQIVKAVQSLSYSVPSVKNRTKDNKIVMVGVKNAIENEKDIGSIIVAQYMGSPIYLNQVAKVEKSYDIQNFKSVQISVKDENGKFSPLQDQVTLTVSKLQGTNAVLIADAVRDELENFKAFLHENGISFVITRNDGQRANEAVNELVYHLVLSIVIIAILLALVLGWRESLIVTFTVPAILAITLFVAYLTGQTINRITLFAFLLSLGLLVDAAIIVIENIHRHYHDEASAHCNKDDLMIRATDEIGPPTNIATLAIIMTMVPMAFVGQMMGQFMQPIPANVPVSLIASLFIAYIFTPYLAVRMLKRPDFSKKGAH, via the coding sequence ATGAATAAAGATATAAAACCTTATATACCAACTGACTCGGCAGGTAAATTAGCCAAAGCATTTTTAAGAAATCCTTTAACTGTTGTACTTGGTATCTTTTTACTAGCTATCGGTTATCTCTCACTTATGATTATGCCTCGTGAAGAAAATCCACAAATGGTAGTTAGTGGCTCAACGGTAATCGTTGCTCTTCCAGGAGCAAGTGCTGCTGAGATACAAAGAGTTATAGTTAAACCTCTTGAGAGAAAAATGAAAGAGATAAAAGGTGTTGAACATATTTATGGAACTGCAATGGATAATGTAGGAATCGTAAATGCTGCCTTTTTTATAGGTGAAGCTAAAGAAGATTCAAACCTAAAAGTATATGATAAAATTATGCAAAATTATGATATTTTTCCCAAAGGTGCTATGAATCCTATTGTAAAACCTTTGGATATAGATATTGATATTCCTATTGTTTCTGTTGCATTTTTCTCAAATAATCCAAATATGAGCAAAACTGAACTTTATGACAAAGTAAAAAAAGTACAACATCATTTAAATGGTTTAAATAATGTTGCTGTAACAGAAATCAAAGGTGGAAATAAAACTCAGTTTAATATAGAAGTAGATTTACATAAACTCTCCGGTTTTAACCTTTCAATGGGACAAATCGTTAAAGCAGTTCAATCACTTTCATATAGTGTTCCTTCAGTTAAGAACAGAACTAAAGACAACAAAATCGTTATGGTTGGAGTAAAAAATGCTATTGAGAATGAAAAAGATATTGGCAGTATCATAGTTGCACAATATATGGGTTCTCCAATCTACCTCAATCAAGTTGCTAAAGTAGAAAAATCTTATGACATTCAAAATTTTAAATCAGTTCAAATAAGTGTTAAAGATGAAAACGGCAAGTTTTCTCCTCTTCAAGACCAGGTGACCCTTACAGTTTCAAAACTTCAAGGTACAAATGCTGTTTTAATCGCAGATGCGGTTAGAGATGAGCTAGAAAATTTTAAAGCATTTTTACATGAAAATGGTATAAGTTTTGTTATAACAAGAAATGATGGGCAAAGAGCAAATGAAGCAGTTAATGAACTTGTATATCACTTAGTTTTATCTATCGTCATTATCGCTATTTTACTTGCTCTTGTTCTTGGCTGGAGAGAATCACTTATAGTGACATTTACAGTTCCTGCCATCTTAGCGATAACACTTTTTGTAGCCTACTTAACAGGTCAAACTATAAATCGAATCACCCTTTTTGCATTTTTACTCTCTCTTGGACTATTAGTAGATGCCGCAATTATTGTTATAGAAAATATACATAGACATTATCACGATGAGGCTTCTGCACATTGTAATAAAGATGATTTAATGATTAGAGCAACTGATGAAATTGGACCTCCAACAAATATTGCAACCTTAGCAATCATAATGACAATGGTACCGATGGCATTTGTTGGTCAAATGATGGGTCAATTTATGCAACCTATCCCTGCAAATGTTCCTGTTTCTCTTATAGCTTCTTTATTTATAGCTTATATATTTACACCTTACTTAGCTGTACGGATGTTAAAGCGTCCAGATTTTAGCAAAAAAGGAGCTCACTAA
- a CDS encoding MarR family winged helix-turn-helix transcriptional regulator: MEAKNYNLNDSLGYLINVLSLEMKQKLDAALKDKKVTVHQFGILLIIFKKKNLTQKDIANQTNGDEPATARLMNRLEEKGCIKRVVDKKDKRKRLVSLTNSGEKLLNELLPFAKAINESLTSALNQEEKTTLFSLLTKLVSSQTK, encoded by the coding sequence ATGGAAGCAAAAAATTATAATTTAAATGACTCACTTGGATATCTCATAAATGTTTTAAGCCTTGAGATGAAACAAAAACTAGACGCTGCACTAAAAGACAAAAAGGTAACAGTTCATCAATTTGGAATACTACTAATAATATTTAAGAAAAAGAACTTAACCCAAAAAGATATTGCAAATCAAACGAATGGTGATGAACCTGCTACTGCAAGATTAATGAATAGGCTTGAAGAAAAAGGTTGTATAAAAAGAGTAGTCGATAAAAAAGATAAAAGAAAACGCCTAGTATCACTTACAAATAGTGGAGAAAAACTTTTAAATGAACTATTACCCTTTGCAAAAGCAATTAATGAAAGTTTAACATCTGCTCTAAACCAAGAAGAAAAAACTACTCTTTTTAGCTTACTTACAAAGCTAGTTTCTTCTCAAACAAAGTGA
- a CDS encoding efflux RND transporter periplasmic adaptor subunit: protein MKKVLILIALGASLLAETITLSGSVISDNQKMITSRFMGFVTQVNVSEGEKVSKNQILYSIDSREIDSAKRQSELSLQMYQNQYTNIKLNLDRYKRLLAKDMVSKYEVENLELASLNLQDMISIAKARLQEVLNQYRYLNVKAPNDGVVVAKNIKVGEMAMPGMPAIILSDLSDLKISAEIAESNLNRIKHGTKVIVKIPSLNLKSIGKVSAIIPSSNPMTHTFKIKISFKTNNKSVYPGMYATIDIN from the coding sequence ATAAAAAAAGTCTTAATATTAATCGCACTTGGAGCTTCACTACTAGCTGAAACTATCACTCTCTCAGGAAGTGTAATTTCAGATAACCAGAAGATGATTACAAGTCGTTTTATGGGTTTTGTTACACAGGTAAATGTTAGCGAGGGTGAAAAAGTAAGTAAAAATCAAATCCTTTATAGTATCGATTCGAGAGAGATAGATTCTGCAAAAAGACAATCAGAACTGAGCCTTCAAATGTATCAAAATCAATACACAAATATAAAACTAAACCTAGATAGATACAAAAGACTACTTGCAAAAGATATGGTTTCTAAATATGAAGTTGAAAACCTAGAACTTGCTTCTTTAAATCTTCAAGATATGATTTCAATCGCTAAGGCAAGACTTCAAGAAGTTCTTAACCAGTACAGATACTTAAATGTAAAAGCTCCAAATGATGGCGTTGTAGTTGCTAAAAATATCAAAGTTGGAGAGATGGCAATGCCAGGAATGCCAGCTATCATTCTTTCTGATTTAAGTGATTTAAAAATAAGTGCTGAAATAGCTGAGAGTAATTTAAATCGTATAAAACATGGAACAAAAGTTATTGTAAAAATTCCTTCATTAAACTTAAAAAGCATCGGTAAAGTAAGTGCCATTATACCTAGTTCAAACCCAATGACACACACTTTCAAAATAAAAATATCTTTTAAAACAAATAACAAATCAGTCTATCCTGGTATGTATGCAACAATAGATATAAACTAA
- a CDS encoding TolC family protein, with translation MKRLVSILLFSALVLNASNAIYSKSLTLDEALEILKSKNLEIKTASLDVDAAKAQADSVSGAHWGKLDFIQEFANSDDAGNVFGFKLTSREATFNDFGFADFGKISNDTPPQDLNYPDARNFFQSKLKYEVPLFTGFQISSYVDIMDSMTKMKKLEKTQVINEKTYQMRKSFYDMALLRASTKHLNTILTNIATLEDMTQQMIEVGYAKKVDLLEVQAKKGNVKRLVLQMESNQKLLYHYISFLLNEKVTSISTPDTDVVMPTFSDEEVLSNNLDIQKATTGLEVRKSMLDVSKSSYYPMIGAFGEVSTADDSFLGNANDHKAYTVGARLTWNIFNGGIDGAKVEKSRIEQMKTKTQVLLAKKGIALKISKIRTEIKTYNSQISSLEKELKLADTIYKNYEGRYREKLSSMSDVIIKQSQQIQKILELQMVQNKRNERIFALEKLANGENK, from the coding sequence ATGAAAAGACTAGTTAGCATACTTCTTTTTTCTGCTTTAGTGCTAAATGCTTCTAATGCAATTTATTCAAAATCTCTTACATTAGATGAAGCACTAGAAATTCTAAAATCAAAAAATCTAGAAATAAAGACAGCTTCTTTAGATGTAGATGCTGCAAAAGCTCAAGCTGATAGTGTGAGTGGTGCGCACTGGGGTAAACTAGATTTTATTCAAGAGTTTGCAAACTCTGATGACGCTGGAAATGTTTTTGGTTTTAAACTAACTTCAAGAGAAGCAACATTTAATGACTTTGGTTTTGCTGACTTTGGTAAGATTTCAAACGATACTCCACCACAAGATTTAAACTATCCAGATGCTAGAAACTTTTTTCAAAGTAAACTTAAGTATGAAGTTCCTCTTTTTACAGGATTTCAAATATCTAGCTATGTTGACATTATGGATTCTATGACAAAAATGAAAAAACTTGAAAAAACTCAAGTTATAAATGAAAAAACATATCAGATGAGAAAAAGCTTTTATGATATGGCTCTTCTTCGTGCCTCTACTAAACACTTAAATACAATACTTACAAATATCGCTACGCTAGAAGATATGACACAACAGATGATAGAAGTTGGTTATGCTAAAAAAGTTGACCTTTTAGAAGTTCAAGCTAAAAAAGGAAATGTTAAAAGATTAGTTCTTCAAATGGAGTCAAATCAAAAACTACTTTATCACTATATAAGTTTTTTACTAAATGAAAAAGTAACAAGTATCTCAACTCCAGATACTGATGTTGTTATGCCAACTTTTAGTGATGAAGAAGTTTTAAGTAACAACCTTGATATACAAAAAGCAACAACAGGTTTAGAAGTTCGAAAAAGTATGCTTGATGTTTCAAAATCATCTTATTATCCTATGATAGGAGCATTTGGAGAAGTTTCTACTGCTGATGATAGTTTTTTAGGAAATGCAAACGATCACAAAGCCTACACTGTTGGAGCAAGACTAACTTGGAATATCTTTAACGGTGGCATCGACGGTGCTAAAGTAGAGAAATCAAGAATAGAGCAAATGAAAACAAAAACTCAAGTTCTTCTGGCAAAAAAAGGCATCGCTCTTAAAATATCTAAAATAAGAACAGAGATTAAAACTTATAACTCTCAAATAAGTTCTTTAGAAAAAGAGTTAAAACTAGCAGATACTATTTATAAAAACTATGAAGGTAGATATAGAGAAAAATTATCTTCTATGAGTGATGTAATCATAAAACAATCGCAACAAATTCAAAAAATACTAGAACTACAGATGGTACAAAACAAAAGAAATGAGCGAATATTTGCTCTTGAAAAACTAGCAAACGGAGAAAATAAATGA
- a CDS encoding efflux RND transporter permease subunit → MLKELEKLALKVSDVFKNTATLVDIDIMQDEIYDTYEVQVNSTKIARSGVSIKQLNEILYLAFEGMQIAVKNSDVYNDQIPIYLSLSQESKKFTSKDINSVKAKLGSLKLMNKMGMMIPLIEIVTIVPKKSNPFIMSKNLHQMTNVVAETDMVSQVYPLMEARNTILDTFKDEYEIQKIGIFNLQLTDKKTKSVYKLLWDGEMEVTLDTFVELGAAFIAALILIFLLMVIYYKSYAISGIILLGSFLSIIGVIVGHWIMDVFTPDTFFLTATSLIGFIALIGISSRNSLLLIDFTKSLMRDKNMKKDEAIAHAASTRAKPIFLTAAAIILASTLLAGDAVFGGLGVALIFGTIAAVVASLLVVPVLMFNTDLKKHFNI, encoded by the coding sequence ATGCTAAAGGAATTAGAAAAACTAGCTTTAAAGGTATCTGATGTTTTTAAAAATACTGCTACCTTAGTAGATATTGATATCATGCAAGATGAGATTTATGATACTTATGAAGTGCAAGTAAATAGCACTAAAATTGCTCGTTCTGGTGTAAGTATAAAACAGTTAAATGAAATCCTTTACCTTGCATTTGAAGGTATGCAAATAGCTGTTAAAAACTCTGATGTTTATAATGACCAGATTCCTATCTATTTATCATTATCTCAAGAGTCTAAAAAATTCACTTCTAAAGATATTAACTCAGTAAAAGCAAAACTAGGTTCATTAAAACTAATGAATAAAATGGGCATGATGATACCTCTAATAGAGATTGTGACAATCGTGCCTAAAAAGTCTAACCCGTTTATAATGAGTAAAAATCTTCACCAAATGACGAATGTAGTGGCTGAAACAGATATGGTATCTCAAGTTTATCCTTTAATGGAAGCAAGAAACACTATACTAGACACATTTAAAGATGAATATGAAATCCAAAAGATTGGAATATTCAACCTTCAACTTACAGATAAAAAAACAAAAAGTGTTTATAAATTATTATGGGATGGAGAGATGGAAGTAACACTAGATACTTTTGTTGAGCTTGGTGCTGCTTTTATCGCCGCACTTATACTAATCTTTTTACTTATGGTAATTTACTATAAAAGTTATGCTATTAGTGGGATCATTCTTTTAGGATCTTTTCTCTCCATTATTGGAGTAATTGTAGGTCACTGGATTATGGATGTATTTACGCCAGATACTTTTTTCCTAACTGCAACTTCACTTATAGGCTTTATTGCTCTTATTGGTATTAGTTCAAGAAACTCTCTTCTTCTTATAGACTTTACTAAGTCACTTATGAGAGATAAAAATATGAAAAAAGATGAAGCTATAGCTCACGCTGCATCTACTCGTGCTAAGCCTATTTTCTTAACAGCTGCAGCAATTATCTTAGCATCTACGCTTTTAGCTGGAGATGCTGTATTTGGCGGTCTTGGAGTTGCTCTAATCTTTGGAACAATAGCAGCAGTTGTAGCTTCACTTCTTGTTGTTCCTGTGTTGATGTTTAACACTGATTTAAAGAAGCATTTTAATATATAA
- the hisG gene encoding ATP phosphoribosyltransferase, with translation MLTVALPKGRIAKETLEIFETIFGDSFKFDDRKLILDTPEFRFLLVRNQDVATYVFHQAADIGVVGLDTLEEQGLDVIRLLDLKRGICKVSIGMKKGEKLDLNKPDIKVASKMVNITKRYFEDRAVSVDIIKLYGSIELAPIIGLADMIVDVVETGATMKQNGLEVVEDIMTSSTYLIANKNSYIAKKDEVLDIYEKINEVIKAEND, from the coding sequence ATGCTTACAGTAGCACTTCCAAAAGGTCGTATAGCCAAAGAAACTTTAGAAATTTTTGAAACTATTTTTGGTGATAGTTTTAAATTTGATGACAGAAAGCTTATCTTAGATACTCCAGAGTTTCGTTTTTTACTTGTTAGAAATCAAGATGTAGCGACTTATGTTTTTCATCAAGCTGCTGATATTGGTGTAGTTGGGCTTGATACTTTAGAAGAACAAGGCTTAGATGTTATTCGTCTTCTTGATTTAAAGCGTGGGATTTGTAAAGTTTCTATTGGTATGAAAAAGGGTGAAAAACTTGACCTGAATAAGCCAGATATAAAAGTTGCTTCAAAGATGGTAAACATTACTAAACGCTACTTTGAAGATAGAGCAGTTTCTGTTGATATTATTAAACTTTATGGTTCTATTGAACTTGCTCCTATTATTGGTCTTGCTGATATGATAGTTGATGTTGTTGAAACAGGTGCAACTATGAAGCAAAATGGTTTAGAAGTAGTTGAGGATATTATGACTTCTTCAACATATTTGATTGCAAATAAAAATAGTTACATCGCTAAAAAAGATGAAGTTTTAGATATTTATGAAAAAATAAACGAAGTTATTAAAGCAGAAAATGACTAA